In Deinococcus maricopensis DSM 21211, the sequence GGGGAAACGGAAGTGCACGAACGCGAGCGCGGCGAGCAGCGCGAGGGCGGTCTTGCCGACGGTGACGCTCACGGCGACGATCAGGCTGTTGAGCAGGTACCGGCCGAGGTGCGCGCCGTTCCAGACGCTCCCGAGGTTCTCCAGGAAGGCGGTGCCGGGCCGCAGGCTGGGGCTGAGGACGGCGTTGGATTCCTGCGTGGCCTTCACGAGCGCGAACAGCAGGGGCGCACCAACCAGCAGCACCGCCACGATCAGGGTGAGGTGGATCAGCCACGCGTTCGGGACGCGGCGGCTGGGCGTGTCAGGCGCCATAGTGCACCCGCCGTTCCCCGAAGCGGAACTGCAGCCACGTGAGGCCGCCCACGAGCGCGAGGAGCAGCACGGCCTGCGCGGCGGCGGCGCCCGCGCGGAAGTTCACGAAGCCGTCCTGGTACAGCTGGTACACCAGGAACGTCGTGACGCCCGCGTGCCCGGCGTAGGGGCCGCCGCGCGTGAGGATGTCGGTGAGGGCGAACGCGTCGAACAGTGCGGCGACGATGTTCGTGAACACCAGGAAGAACGTGACGGGCGTCAGCAGCGGGAACACGACGCGCCAGAACACCTGGGTGGGGGTGGCGCCGTCGATTTCGGCCGCTTCGAGGACGTCGCGGGGGAGGTTCTGGATGCTGGCGAGGTAGAAGACGACGTTGTACGCGAGGCCCTTCCAGATGGCGGCGAGCGTGACGAGGCCGAACGCGAGGAGGGGTGTGTCGAGCCAGCGGGGGCGGACGCCGACGAGCGCGCCGAGCAGCTGGTTCACGACGCCGATTTCGGGGTTGAACAGGAACAGCCACAGTGTCCCCGCGATGGCGGGACTCAGGGCGTACGGGTAGATGAGCAGCAGGCGGTACACGCCCGCGCCGCGGATGGGGCGGCTGGCGAGCCACGCGAGGCCCAGCGCGAGCAGCAGCCCGAGCGTGACGGTGAGCGCCGTGAAGATCAGCGTCTGCAGGGCGACCTGCTGGTACGTGGGGCTGAGCAGCAGCTCCGTGAAGTTCGCGAGGCCCACGAACCGTTCCGTGCCGAGAATGACGTTCGCGCGGTACGCGGCGAGCCGCAGGGTCTGCAGGGCGGGCAGGTAGATGAACACGCCCAGCACCAGCAGGCTGGGCAGCAGGAACAGCCACGGGAGCGCCGCGCCGCGGAACACGGCGCGTTCCTCGTGGGGCAGGGCGGCGCGGGCGCGTTTCGGGCGGCGCGCGGGCCGCGGCGCGCGTCGGCGTTTCAGGGTGAGCACACGTGACCTCCGGGGGGTTCGGCGCGCGGCCCGCCCCGGGGTGGGGCGGGCCGCGGCGCGGAGCGGGGTTTACTTGAAGTTCGCGTTGTACTCGGCGAGGGCGGCGTCTGCGCGCGCCTTGGTGTCCTGCAGGGCCGCGTCGACGCTCTGGCCGCCGAGGACCTTCTGAAGGCCTTCCTCGATGATCTTGCGCGTCTGGATGGCCGCGCCGTTCAGGCCGCCGGCGGTGGCGGCGTTCGTTACGGTTTTGGTGAGCTGGTTGAACGCGACAGTCTGCAGAGGCGTCTGCGTGAACCAGCCCTGCTTGCGGAGCGTGTCGATGCTGCTCTGACGCACGGGGTAGTAGCCGGTGAGTTTATGCCAGTCGGCCATGTTGCGGGTGTTGGTCATGTACAGCGCGAAGTCCAGCGCGCCTTCCGCCTGGGGTTTGCTGATGCCTTTGGAAATCCACAGGCTGGCGCCGCCGATGACCACGCCGTTGCGTTTCGCGCCGTCGGGGATGGGGAGCACGCCGACGCCCATCGTGAAGCCGCTCTTGCGGGCGGCGTCGCGGATGTTGCCGATGTCGGCGGTGCTGGTGATGTGGAACACGGCCTTCTGGTTCGTGAAGATGGCGTCGCTGCCGTCCCAGTCCTCGAGTTTGCCGGTGTACGTGTAGTACTTGTTGGTCTGCAGCGTCTTGAAGAAGGTGAAGATGTTGCGGGCGGCGGCGCTGTCGAGGTTGGTGGTGGTGGCGCGGCCCTGGCGGCCGTTGCCGTTGTTGAGGAGCACGGCGCCCTGCTGCGCCATCCACTGCTCCACGAACCAGCCGTTGAGGCTCATGCCGAAGCAGCTGGCGTCGAGTTTCGCCGCCTGGATTTTCTGGCAGGCTTTGAGCAGCGCGCCGAAGGTGGTGGGCGGCGTTTTGGGGTTCAGGCCGGCTTTGCGCATCAGGTCCTGGTTGTAGTACAGGACGGGGCTGCTGGAGTTGAATGGCAGGCTGTTTACCTTCCCGCCGATGGTGTAGTAGTTCAGGACGGGTTTGATGTAGTCGCCGAAGTCGACATTCTTGACGCTGCTGATCGGCTGGAACGCGCCGCTGTCGAGGGCGAGCTGGCTGCCGACCTCGAAGATCTGCACGAGCGCGGGCGCCTTGCCCTGGCGCGCGGCGAGGATGGTGGCCTGCAAGCTGTCGTTGTAGCTGCCTTTGTAGCTGGGGACGACGCGCACGCCCGGGTGGGCTTTGTTGTACTCGTCCGCGCGGGCCTGAATCCAGCCGCTGCGTTTCGCGTCGCCGAAGGAGTGCCAGAATTCGACGGTGGTCTGGGCGGCGGCGGTGCCCGTCAGGGCCAGCAGGAGCATCAGTCGTTTCATGAGTGCCACCGTAGGCGCCCGGCGTCAGGCGTTCGTCAACCGTTCATGCGTGGGGGTGGATGCGCCGCATTGCAGCACGTCCGGGTGGTCGCCGATGAGGGCGTGCACGCCGAGTGCGCGCAGCCGCTGCACTTCGGCGGCGTCGTTCACGGTCCAGACGTTGACGTGCCAGCCGTGCGCGGCGGCCAGGGCCATCAGGGGCGCGTCCACCAGCGAGTAGTGCGGGTGGACGGCGCGGGCGTCCAGGCGGCGCATGACGGCCGGCACGAGGTCGTGCGCGCCCAGGCGGTAGCGGCGGTGCATCAGGAAGCCGCGTTCGATGTCCGGGGCGTGCGCCCGCGCGAGGGCCAGCGCGCGCGGACTGAAGCTGCTCACGATGACCTGCCCGGTCAGGCCGTACGCGCGGATGGCGTCGAGGGTCCGCACGGTCCGGTCGTCCGGGAGGTCGCCGTCCACCTTCACTTCGACGTTCACGAACGCGCCGCTGGACGCCGCCCAGGCGAGCGCGGCGTCCAGGGTCGGGACGTGTGCCGGGAGCGTCCGCGCGCCGAGGGTCTGCAGGTCCCGACCGTCGAGCAGGTGCGGGTCGTGGTGGATCACGAGGGTGCCGTCCCCGAGGCGGCGCACATCGAGTTCCACGCCGTCCAGGCCAGCATGCAGGGCAGCGCGGAAGCCGTCAAGGGTGTTTTCGGGGTGCAGGTGCGGCGTGCCGCGGTGGCCGAGCAGCAGGGGCGTCATGCGCGCAGCGTACCGGGCGCGCGTCAGGCGCGCGCCTGCCGTGGTCACGGCGGCCCGCTAGGAATTGCGGCGGGTTCGCGGCATGCTGGGCGGGATGACCAGACCGGATGACCGACCCACGCCTACGCTCCCGCGGTACCTGCAGGTGCAGCAGATGCTGCAGGACATCATCGAGGGGGCGGAGTACGCGCCGGGCGACAAGGTCCCGTCGGAGCGGGAACTGGCCGAGCAGCTGGGCGTGAGCCGCATGACGGTCCGCAAGGCGATGGACAACCTCGTGCGCATGGGGTGGCTGGAGCGTGACAGCACGGCGGGCACACGTGTGAGTGCGCCGCGCGTGAACCGGGTGCTGAATGACCCGCAGCTGCACAGCATCACGCAGATGGTCGCGGCGACGGGCGGGCAGGCGGGGGGGCGGCTGCTGGAGTTTCAGGTGGCGCCGGCGTCCAGCAAGGTGAGTGAGGTGCTGCGGGTGCCGCTGGGCAGCCCGGTGGTGGTGCTGCGGCGCTTGCGGCTGGTGAACGACGTGCCGTTCTGCCTGGAGACGAGTCATCTGCCGGCGGAGCGGGTGCCGGGCCTGGCGGCGGAGGACCTAGCGGGGAACCAGTCGCTCTACGGCGTGTTGCACGCGCGGTACGGCATTGATGCGGGGGAGGGGGAGAGCACGATCAGCGTGTCGAGTGCCACGGCGGCCGAGGCGGGCGTGCTGGGACTGGCGCAGGGGGAGGCGGTGCTGCTGTACCGGACGGTGGTGCGTGACCGGGCGGGGGCGCCGTTTGAGTACCTGAAGTCCGTGAATCACCCGCGGCTGGTGGCGTTCCGCGTGCGTTCGCTGGGGTGACGCTTGACTTTTCGGGGGCGCGCGCGCACTGTTGGTATATACCAAGAACCAGTGAGGTCAATATGTCCAGTTCCACCCAAGCGGTCGTGAAAGCGGCCCCCGTCAACCACGACCGCATCATCGAAGGCCTCCACGGCGCCCTCCAGGCCAAAACCCTCGCCGCGCAACTCGGCCAGGAACTCGCCCAGCAGGTCGACCGCATCTACTTCATCGGCTGCGGCGCCCCCAACCGCGTCATGCTCACCCTCGAATACTGGATGGACCACGCCCACACCAGCTTCCAGGTCAAGCGGTACTTCCCGGCCGAGTTCATGACGCTCGAACCGCACCTCGACGAACGCACCCTCGTGATCCTCGGCTCCAAATCCGGCACCACGCAAGAAACCGTCGAGGCTGCCCGCTACCTCCAGAACAAACCCTGCCTCACCGTCGCCGTCACCAGCACGGAACACGCCCCCCTCGCGCAGGCCGCGCAGCGCACCCTGCTCATGGGAGACACCGAGCAGGCCCACACCGGCATGTTCATCGTCCTGCAGGCCCTCGTGGGCGGCCTCATGCACGCCCGCGACGGCTGGCCGCACCTCCAGAACCTCCTGACCTCCCTCGACGCCCTGCCCGAAGTGCTCGTCGAATCCGCCCAGCTCAACGACGAACGCGGCCGCCAGGACGCCGACACCTACCAGCACGACAAGGTCCTGTACCACATCGCGTCTGGCCCGGTGTTCGCCACCGCCTACGTCTTCGGCGTATGCATGCTCATGGAGATGCAATGGATGCACAGCATCCCCATCGAGGCCGCCGAGTGGTTCCACGGGCCCTTCGAGATTCTCGACGCCACCACCCCCGTCATGCTGCTGCTCGGCGAAGACCCCAGCCGCCCCCTCATGGAACGCGCCGTCACCTTCTGCCGCAAGTACACCGACCGGCTCATGATCTACGACGCCAGAGACTACCCCATGACCGGCATCCACCCGGACATCCGCCCCATCGTCGCGCCGTTCGTCCTGCAGGCCGCGCTGAACCGCTTCGCGGAGCACCTCTCCGAACGCCACAACCACCACCTCGACACGCGCCGCTACATGTGGGTCACCGAGTACTGACGTGCGCCGCCTCCTCGGACTCGGCGACAACACCGTCGACCTCTACCTCGCCAGCAACACCATGTACCCCGGCGGGAACGCCGTCAACGTCGCCGTCCTCACGGCCCGCCTCGGCCACGACGCCAGCTACCTCGGCACGGTCGGCGACGACCCCGCCGGTCACCTGCTCCTGAACGCCCTACGCGCCGAACGCGTCGACACCACCCGCACCCGCCAGGTGCCCGGCACCACCTCCTGGTCGCGCGTCCTCCACCAGGGCAACGACCGCCACTTCGACGGCAGTGACGCCGGCGTGTCCACGCAGTGGACCTTCACCGACGAGGACGACGCGTTCATCGCCGAGCACCGCATGGTGCACAGCAGCATCTACAGCGGCCTCGACGCGCACCTCCCCCGCATCCGCGCGCACGCCCCGCTGCTGAGCTTCGACTTCTCGTCCGAATGGACGGACGACGCCCTGCAGCGCACCGCCCCCCACCTCGACGTGGCGTTCCTGTCGGCCGCGCACCAACCGCACGCCGCGTGCGTGGACCTGGGCCGGCACCTCGTCCGCCTCGGCCCCGCCGTCGTCGTGCTCACGCGCGGCGACCAGGGCGCCCTCGCCGTCACCCACGACAGCGTCCACGACGTCGGCGTCCTCCCCGCCGACATCGTCGACACCCTCGGCGCCGGCGACGCGTTCATCACCGGCTTCCTGAACAGCTGGTACGACGAGCGCGACGTCCCCCTCGCGCTCCACGACGCCGCCACGCAGGCCGCCCGCAACTGCGCCACCCTCGGCGCCTTCGGGCACGGCACGCCCATCCCCCCCGCCTGACCCGCCCCCTGGAGGACCTATGAACGGAACGCCGCTCCGCCGCTGGACCCTGCTGCTGACCCTCGTCGTCACCGGAAGTCTCCACGCGCACGCGAACACCCTCGCCGACATCAAGCGGACCGGCGTGCTCCGCCTCGCCACCGAAGGCAACTACACGCCCTTCAACTACTACAAAGGCAAAACCCTCACCGGCTTCGAGGTGGAACTCGGCAACGCCATCGCCAAACAACTCGGCGTGAAGGCGCAGTGGACCACCAACGTCTTCGAGAGCCTCCTGATCGGCCTGCAGCAGAACAAGTACGACCTCGTCATCGCCAGCCACGGCATCACCCCGGAACGCCAGGCGGCCGTGGACTTCAGCGCCCCGCACTACTGCAGTGGCGGCATCCTCGTCAGCAAACCCGGCGGGCCGCGCACCGTCGCCGACCTGAAAGGCAAGATCGTCACGATGGGCGTGAACACGTCCTACCTGCAGTACGTTCAGCGGCTTCCCGGCATCCGCGCCGTCAAGACCTTCCCCACCACCAACGACCAGCTCAACGCCGTCCTGGCGGGCCGCGCGGACACCATGGTCCTCGACCGTTTCAACGCCATCGACGCGAGCAAGGCCCTGCCCGGCAAGCTCCAGCTCGGCGACGTCATCTTCCCGGAACGCATCGGCATGGCCATGAGCAAGCGCAACACCCAGCTGGTGTCCGCCGTGAACGCCGCGCTCGCAGCCGTCATGCGCGACGGCACGTACGCGAAGCTCAGCACCGCATACTTCGGGCAGGACGTCCGCTGCAAATAACCCCCACTGCACGCGAGTGAAGCGCGGCGGCCCCGGCATGAAGGTTCTCCTTCGTGCCGGGGCCGCCGCACTGTTCCGCGTTCCCGCAGCCGCAGGGCAGGCGCTATGACCTCAGGTCAGGCGCCGCAGCCATTCCGCGAGCAGGGCCTGCTCGGCGCGGCTGAAGGCTTCCGGCAGGTCCGGCAGGAGCGCCAGCAGGGCAATGGCGTGCGTGGTCGCCTGCTGCCGAGCGGAGCGGGCCGCTGAGGGGGCCGCGCTCGCTCCGGGGGTCAGCAGGGCGTCCAGGACCGCGTCGCGCATCAGCGTGGCGAGCTGCGGGTCGTGCTCGGGCGTGCGCAGCAGGTGGAGGGTGATGCCCATGCAGGCCGCGTGGATGATGGCGGCGGCGCGGTCCACGCTGACGGTGAGCCGTCCGGTTTCCGCGACGCGTTGCAGCAGGGCGTGCAGCATGGCGGCGGCGCGCGTGGCGGCCGGGGAGGCGGCGCTGTGGTGCGGCGCGCCGTACATGAGGGTGTACAGGTGCGGGTGCGTGAGGCCGAACTCGACGTGCAGGTTCCAGCCGTGGCGGAGGTCCTCGACCGGGTCGTGGCGGGGGGGCTGCGCGGTCTTGAGGGCGAGGTAGGTGTCGAAGCCGGTGCTGGCGACGGCGTTCAGGAGGCCCTGCATGTCACCGAACTGGCGGTAGATGGTGGGCGCCTGGACGGCGGCGGCGGCGCTGATGGCGCGAGTCGAGACGGCGTCCACGCCGCCGCGCTCGAGGAGCGTCAGGGCGGCGTGCAGGATGCGGTCCCGGGGGGAAGGGGGGCAACCGGCGTCATATAGCAATGATAACACTCGCACGTTACCGGGTTGACATATCACTGATTACGGACTTAAGTTATCGGTGTAAACACCGTCAACCACCCCCTCGCCCAAGGAGCACCCCATGACCACCCCCGCACAGCACGCCGGCACCTTCACCCTCGGCAACCGCACCGTCCACCGCCTCGGCTACGGCGCCATGCAACTCGCCGGCCCCGGCGTATTCGGCCCGCCCCGCGACCCCGACGCCGCCCGCGCCGTCCTGCGCGAAGCGCTCACCCTCGGCATCAACCACATCGACACCAGTGACTACTACGGCCCCTACGTCACCAACCAGCTCATCTACGACACCCTCCACCCATACCCGGACGACCTGCTGATCGTCACCAAGGTCGGCGCGCGCCGCTCCGACACCGGCGCCTGGCTGCCCGCCATGGCCCCCCACGAACTCGAAAGCGCCGTGCACGACAACCTCCGCCGACTCGGCCTCGACGCCCTCGACGTCGTCAACCTGCGCCTCATGGGCGACGGCCACGGCCCCACCGACGCCTCCCTCGCCGAACCGCTCACCACCCTCGTCCACCTCAAAGCGCAGGGCCTGATTCGCCACATCGGCCTCAGCAACATCACGCCCACGCAACTCGCCGAAGCGCAAAGCCTCACCGACATCGTCTGCGTGCAGAACATGTATAACCTCGCGCACCGCGACGACGACGCCTTCATCGACGACCTCGCCCGCCAGGGCATCGCGTACGTCCCGTTCTTCCCGCTCGGCGGCTTCAACCCGCTGCAATCCGCCGCCCTCCAGAACGTCGCCGCGTCCCTGAACGCCACCCCTATGCAGGTCGCGCTCGCGTGGCTGCTGCAACGCGCCCCGAACATCCTCCTGATTCCCGGCACGTCCTCCGTCCACCACCTGCGCGAGAACGTCGCCGCCGCCCACCTCACCCTGCCCGGCACGGCCCTCGCCGCCCTCGACGACCTCGGCGCACCCCACCAGACGCACGCCTGAACGACCACCCCACCAGCCGCCCAAGACGCACCCCTCAGGAGGGACCCGCATGCTCCTCATCACTGGCGCCACCGGCCAGCTCGGCACCGCCGTCATCCAGCAGCTGCTCCGCCGGACCCCCGCCCACCACATCGCCGCCCTCGTCCGCGACGAACGCAAAGCCGCCCCCCTGAGCGCCGCCGGCGTGCACGTCCGCGTCGGCCACTACGACGACCCCGGCACCCTCGACGCGGCCATGCCGGGCGTCAGCACCGTCCTCCTGATCGCCGGCACCGACGAGCAACGCCGCGTCCAACAGCACCGCAACGTCATCGAAGCGGCGCGCCGCGCTGGCGTGCAGTGCCTCGCGTACACCAGCCGCGACCTGCGCGACCCCGCCACGCTCACGAACACCCTGATGCTCGGCCACGTCCAGACCGAGGACCTCATCCGCGCGAGCGGCCTGAACCACCTCATCTTCCGCAACATCCTGTACCTCGACGCCGTCCTGAACTTCGTCGGCCCGGACGTCCTCGACGCAGGCATTCAGCTGCCCACCGGCGACGGCCGCGTCGCCTTCGCGCTGCGCAGCGAACTCGGCGAAGCCATCGCCAACGCCCTGCTCGACGAACCACGCGGCCACACCACCTACCACCTCACCGGCAGCGCCGCGTACTCCTTCGCGGACGTGGCCGCTGCACTGAGTGACCTCTCGGGCCGCCCCGTCAAGTACACACCCCTCACGACCGCCGCCTTCGCGGAGCGCCTGCACGCGCGCGGCGTCCCGAACGCCCTGGCGCAGCGGATCATCGGCTTCCTCACCGACATCCGCCACGGGCAAGAGGACCACGTCACCCCCGACCTCGCCCGCCTGCTCGGCCGCCCCCCCGCCGGACTCCATGACGGCCTCGCCACGCTCTTCCGCCTCCCCGCCCCGCACGCCTGAGGCCGCGCGCCGCCCCGACAAGAAGGCGGTGGCGCTCAGGGGCACGCTGTCGCGCATTTCAGCGCAGGCCCCTCTGCAGGCGTCCCGTTCGACCGGCGCTTGAGCACGAGCGTGACCAGCCGAGGCACCCGTGGACGCCAGCACCGGGGCGACACATCGGACGACGTGGCTCACCCCAAGGTGTCCTGCGTGGGTGGAAGAGCCCGCCAGCATGCCGGACGCGTTCCCAGGTGAACCACGTGGCCGTGGCGCTGATCGGATGGACGCCGTGTTCGCGCTGTCTTCACGCGCGTCTGACCGACACCCTCAGTCGCTGTGGCCAGGCGCGGGCACGCCCTGCAGCGTGAAGTGGAAGGTGCTGCCCACGCCCGGCTGGGATTCCGCCCAGATGCGCCCGCCGTGGCGCTCCACGATCTTCCGGCAGATCGCCAGGCCCATCCCGGTGCCCTCGTACTGCTCGCGCACGTGCAGCCGCTGGAAGATCTGGAACACCCGCTCCGCGTACTCCTGCCCGAACCCGATGCCGTTGTCCACCACCCGGAAATGCCACGCCGCGCCGTCCGGCTCGGCCCGCACGTGCACCTCGGGCGTGACGCCTTCCCGGCGGAACTTCAGGGCGTTTCCGATCAGGTTCTGGAACAACTGCACCAGTTCCGACGGCGCGCCCATAACGGCCGGGAGGGCCTCCACGGTCACGCGCGCGCCTGTGCGTTCCACCGCGTCATGCAGGCGGTCCAGCGCCTCGCGGACCGGCACGGTAACGTCCAGGGGCTCCAGCGGGTCCTGCACCGCGTTCAGGCGTGAGAACACCAGCAGGTCGTCAATCAGGACCTTCATGCGTTGCGCGCCACGCGTCACGAACGCGAGGTACCGCAGGCCCTGCTCGTCCAGCACCCCTGCGTACTTGCGCTCGATCAGCCCCGCGAAGCTGGCGATGGTGCGCAGTGGCTCCTGCAGGTCGTGACTGGCGACGTACGCGAACTTTTCCAGTTCCGCGTTGCTGCGCTCCAGTTCCAGCGTGCGTTCCCGCAGCGCGGCGGCGCTGAGGGCTGCTTCCAGCGCCAGCCCGAGGCTGTGCGCCACGGTTTCCAGCACGGCGCGGTCCATGGCGGTCCACTGCCGATGCTGGAACAGGCCCACCCCGATCAGGCCGTGCAGGGTGTCGCCGACCATCACGGGGAGCATCGCGGCGGCACTCACGTGCTGCACGACGTCCGGGTCAGTGTCCGCGCCGCGTGCGTACTCGTCTTCGTACAGCGGCTCGCGGGTCGTCCACGGCACGTCCAGCGTGGGCGCGTGCCCGAGGGGGAAGCCGTCATCGACGGCCGCCTGCAACCCCGGGTGCCCGAGCGACCCGACCTGCGAGCGGCTCCGCCAGCGGTCCCCGTCCTGCTGCCAGTACAGCGCGTACCCTTCGGGCAGCAGCGACAGCAGAATCTCCTGCGCGCGCCGCACCAGGCCGTCCACGTCCGCCTCGACCGCGAGGTCCCGCGTGAGGTTCGCGAATGCCTCCAGCGCCTGCGCGCGCGCGCCCAGTTCCGCGTTCTGCACGGCGAGGCGCGTCGTCTGCTCCGCGCGTTCCAGCGCCAGCCCGAGGCTGCGCGCCACCGCCTGGAACACTGCCCGTTCACGCGCGGTCCACGCGCGCACCGACGTGGACGCCATCGTGAACAGCGCCGTCGCCTCCCCGCGCACGAAGTACGGCTGGGACGCCGCCGCCCCGTACGGCGCCGCCGCGGCGACCCCTTCTGCGGCCGGGTCCCAGCCGTCCACGAACAGCGCGTCGCGCGCCTCGACGGCCATCGCGAAGCTCGGCAGGTCCACCGGGAAGCCCGCGCGGGCCAGCGCCTGCATGTCCGGCTGGATGTCGTCGGTCATGACCCGCGCCTTCCAGAGCTCCCCGTCGCGTTCGTAGTAGGCGGCGCTCACGTTCCCGAGCGTCGTGCGCAGCACGTTCGTCGCGTGCCGCGCGAGGTCCTGCACGTCCGTGGAGGACGCGGTCCGTTCGCTGAACGCCACGAACGCGTCGAGGGCCACGCGCTGCTCCTCCAGTTCACGCGTGCGTTCCAGCACGCGGCGCTCCAGGGTCGCGTGACTGAACTGCAGCTGCTGGTACAGACGGGCGTTGTCGAGGGCCACGGCAGTCTGCGCGGCGAGGCCCACGGTGAGCGCTTCAGCGCGCGCCGTGAACACCCCCACGTCCGCATGGCCGAAGAACAACCCGCCCAGCACCTCGCCGCTGCGCGCGGTCACGGGCACCGCAAGGTAACTGCGGACCGGCAGGTGCCCGGGCGGCATGCCGTGATGCGGGGCGGTGTGACCGTAGCGCGCGTCCCGCGTGATGTCCGGCGAGCGCACCACGCCCTCGCCGTGGAAGGTCGGCGCGAACACCTGCGTGTTGCGCGGCATCGGGAATGACGAGAACGCCTCGCGCGGCACGCCCGACAGCGTGTAGAGCGTGTAGCTTTCCTGCTGCTCGTTCACGAGGTTGTAGAAGAACGCACCGAACTGCGCGCCCGTCAGTTCCACGCCGGCGTCCGTCACGGCCTGCACGAGCTTGCTGAGGTCCAGTTCTGCGGACAGGGCCTGCCCGATCCGGTTGAGCGTTTCGAGCGTCTCCGCCTGCTCCTGCAGCCGCACTTCGGCGGTGACGCGCCCAAGCGCCTGCGCGCACTGCTGCACGAGCGTCATCAGGAAACGGCGCTCCTCCTCCGAGAAGGTCCGCACCTCCCGGAAGCTGAGGGTCAGGACGCCCCAGAGCGCCCCGTCGACGACCATCGGCAGGGCCGCGATGCTGCGCGTCGCTTCCGCGCGGGTCGTGAGCGACTCCGGGAACTGCTCGTCGAACGCCCGGCCGCCCACGAACACCGGCTCGTGCGTGCGCGCCGCGTGGCAGGTCGGCAGGTCCAGTGTGATCGGGAACCGCGCGTACTGCGCCTTGAGCGCCTCGCTGAACCCGATTGTGCCGCGCAGCTCCAGGGCCTGCCCGTCCGCGGTCGGCCCCGTGAGCGACGCCATGTACGCGCCGGCCGCGGCGACCGCGTGGTTCAGGAGCACGTCCATCACCTGTTCCGGCGTGCTGGCGTCCGCGAGCGCCACCGAGACGCGCTGCAGCGCGGCGGTCTGCTGCCCGGTGGTGACGTCGCGGATCTGCACGGCCAGCGCCTCGCCGTGCGGCACGACGTGGACGCGCACCCACCCGCCGATGGCCGGGTTGAACGCGTCGTACGTGACGGGCCGCCGCTCGCGGCGCACCTCGGCGCGCGCCGCAAGCCAGCGCGCGCTGAACGCCGCCGAGAACTCACCTTCCAGGGAGCGGCCCAGCAGCTGCTCCGGCTGGAGGCGCACCATAGCCGCTGCCGCCGCGTTCGCGTACAGGAAGTTCCCCGCGCCGTCCAGCACGAACGTGGCGTCGCTGCTGGCGTCCATGAGGGACAGGAGCGCGGGCGGCAGTGGCGCGTCAGAGGGCATGGCCATCGTGATCCCGGGGAGAAACTTGCACTGCTGCCCATTGTAGGGCAGGGGCCGCGCCCCACTTCGTTCAGTGCGCCAGCACGGCGGGGCTGTCAGGGTACGTGGGTGGCACGGGCGTGCCCGCTTTCAGCGCCT encodes:
- a CDS encoding carbohydrate ABC transporter permease gives rise to the protein MLTLKRRRAPRPARRPKRARAALPHEERAVFRGAALPWLFLLPSLLVLGVFIYLPALQTLRLAAYRANVILGTERFVGLANFTELLLSPTYQQVALQTLIFTALTVTLGLLLALGLAWLASRPIRGAGVYRLLLIYPYALSPAIAGTLWLFLFNPEIGVVNQLLGALVGVRPRWLDTPLLAFGLVTLAAIWKGLAYNVVFYLASIQNLPRDVLEAAEIDGATPTQVFWRVVFPLLTPVTFFLVFTNIVAALFDAFALTDILTRGGPYAGHAGVTTFLVYQLYQDGFVNFRAGAAAAQAVLLLALVGGLTWLQFRFGERRVHYGA
- a CDS encoding ABC transporter substrate-binding protein; translation: MKRLMLLLALTGTAAAQTTVEFWHSFGDAKRSGWIQARADEYNKAHPGVRVVPSYKGSYNDSLQATILAARQGKAPALVQIFEVGSQLALDSGAFQPISSVKNVDFGDYIKPVLNYYTIGGKVNSLPFNSSSPVLYYNQDLMRKAGLNPKTPPTTFGALLKACQKIQAAKLDASCFGMSLNGWFVEQWMAQQGAVLLNNGNGRQGRATTTNLDSAAARNIFTFFKTLQTNKYYTYTGKLEDWDGSDAIFTNQKAVFHITSTADIGNIRDAARKSGFTMGVGVLPIPDGAKRNGVVIGGASLWISKGISKPQAEGALDFALYMTNTRNMADWHKLTGYYPVRQSSIDTLRKQGWFTQTPLQTVAFNQLTKTVTNAATAGGLNGAAIQTRKIIEEGLQKVLGGQSVDAALQDTKARADAALAEYNANFK
- a CDS encoding glycerophosphodiester phosphodiesterase, giving the protein MTPLLLGHRGTPHLHPENTLDGFRAALHAGLDGVELDVRRLGDGTLVIHHDPHLLDGRDLQTLGARTLPAHVPTLDAALAWAASSGAFVNVEVKVDGDLPDDRTVRTLDAIRAYGLTGQVIVSSFSPRALALARAHAPDIERGFLMHRRYRLGAHDLVPAVMRRLDARAVHPHYSLVDAPLMALAAAHGWHVNVWTVNDAAEVQRLRALGVHALIGDHPDVLQCGASTPTHERLTNA
- a CDS encoding GntR family transcriptional regulator, whose product is MTRPDDRPTPTLPRYLQVQQMLQDIIEGAEYAPGDKVPSERELAEQLGVSRMTVRKAMDNLVRMGWLERDSTAGTRVSAPRVNRVLNDPQLHSITQMVAATGGQAGGRLLEFQVAPASSKVSEVLRVPLGSPVVVLRRLRLVNDVPFCLETSHLPAERVPGLAAEDLAGNQSLYGVLHARYGIDAGEGESTISVSSATAAEAGVLGLAQGEAVLLYRTVVRDRAGAPFEYLKSVNHPRLVAFRVRSLG
- a CDS encoding SIS domain-containing protein, whose amino-acid sequence is MSSSTQAVVKAAPVNHDRIIEGLHGALQAKTLAAQLGQELAQQVDRIYFIGCGAPNRVMLTLEYWMDHAHTSFQVKRYFPAEFMTLEPHLDERTLVILGSKSGTTQETVEAARYLQNKPCLTVAVTSTEHAPLAQAAQRTLLMGDTEQAHTGMFIVLQALVGGLMHARDGWPHLQNLLTSLDALPEVLVESAQLNDERGRQDADTYQHDKVLYHIASGPVFATAYVFGVCMLMEMQWMHSIPIEAAEWFHGPFEILDATTPVMLLLGEDPSRPLMERAVTFCRKYTDRLMIYDARDYPMTGIHPDIRPIVAPFVLQAALNRFAEHLSERHNHHLDTRRYMWVTEY
- a CDS encoding PfkB family carbohydrate kinase — protein: MRRLLGLGDNTVDLYLASNTMYPGGNAVNVAVLTARLGHDASYLGTVGDDPAGHLLLNALRAERVDTTRTRQVPGTTSWSRVLHQGNDRHFDGSDAGVSTQWTFTDEDDAFIAEHRMVHSSIYSGLDAHLPRIRAHAPLLSFDFSSEWTDDALQRTAPHLDVAFLSAAHQPHAACVDLGRHLVRLGPAVVVLTRGDQGALAVTHDSVHDVGVLPADIVDTLGAGDAFITGFLNSWYDERDVPLALHDAATQAARNCATLGAFGHGTPIPPA
- a CDS encoding ABC transporter substrate-binding protein, whose translation is MNGTPLRRWTLLLTLVVTGSLHAHANTLADIKRTGVLRLATEGNYTPFNYYKGKTLTGFEVELGNAIAKQLGVKAQWTTNVFESLLIGLQQNKYDLVIASHGITPERQAAVDFSAPHYCSGGILVSKPGGPRTVADLKGKIVTMGVNTSYLQYVQRLPGIRAVKTFPTTNDQLNAVLAGRADTMVLDRFNAIDASKALPGKLQLGDVIFPERIGMAMSKRNTQLVSAVNAALAAVMRDGTYAKLSTAYFGQDVRCK
- a CDS encoding TetR/AcrR family transcriptional regulator is translated as MLSLLYDAGCPPSPRDRILHAALTLLERGGVDAVSTRAISAAAAVQAPTIYRQFGDMQGLLNAVASTGFDTYLALKTAQPPRHDPVEDLRHGWNLHVEFGLTHPHLYTLMYGAPHHSAASPAATRAAAMLHALLQRVAETGRLTVSVDRAAAIIHAACMGITLHLLRTPEHDPQLATLMRDAVLDALLTPGASAAPSAARSARQQATTHAIALLALLPDLPEAFSRAEQALLAEWLRRLT